A genomic segment from Truepera sp. encodes:
- a CDS encoding EamA family transporter, whose translation MWGSTYLAIKFAVVDMPPYLMLAAGASFVPFGLLRGERVAAVPSLTSGLALAYLVVFGSLIGFSAYVFLLNARVRPALLTSYAYVNPVVAVLLGRVVADEQLGLPGVFGMAIVVLSVVLSVVLAVRSAGRR comes from the coding sequence ATCTGGGGTTCCACCTACCTGGCCATCAAGTTCGCCGTGGTAGACATGCCGCCGTATCTCATGCTGGCCGCCGGCGCCAGCTTCGTGCCGTTCGGCCTGCTGCGTGGCGAGCGCGTGGCGGCGGTGCCTTCGCTAACGTCCGGCCTCGCGCTCGCGTACCTCGTCGTGTTCGGTTCGTTGATCGGCTTCAGCGCCTACGTCTTCTTGCTGAACGCGCGGGTCAGACCCGCGTTACTGACCTCGTACGCCTACGTCAACCCGGTCGTCGCGGTTCTGTTGGGAAGGGTGGTCGCGGACGAGCAGCTCGGGCTGCCGGGCGTGTTCGGGATGGCGATCGTGGTGTTGAGCGTGGTGCTGAGTGTGGTGCTGGCGGTGCGTTCCGCCGGTAGGCGCTAA
- a CDS encoding DUF2945 domain-containing protein produces the protein MAQKRYEVGDHVSWNSEAGRVSGHITRVVTKEIQFKGYTVHASEDEPQYEIESDKTDHVAMHKGSTLTKLKS, from the coding sequence ATGGCCCAGAAGCGCTACGAGGTGGGTGACCACGTGAGCTGGAACTCGGAGGCCGGGCGCGTGAGCGGGCACATCACGCGCGTCGTCACCAAGGAGATCCAGTTCAAGGGCTACACGGTCCACGCGAGCGAGGACGAGCCGCAGTACGAGATCGAGAGCGACAAGACCGATCACGTGGCGATGCACAAGGGTTCCACCCTCACAAAGCTGAAGAGCTGA
- a CDS encoding M20/M25/M40 family metallo-hydrolase → LYGRGAADMKAGVSAIVYAVRALKEAGARLAGDVLLDFVIEEECTGNGALASLRRRAGRAKADAAIIPEPFGPTQLIAQVGVLWARIEVKGAAAHVLGASGPQAVNAVQKARIVIDAINELERSANSRPRPPLWREVEHPLNYNVGTIVAGDWPSTVPAQCTLEVRLSMFPGESSREARESFATGIRRACAQDAWLREHPPEVTFFAFDAEGFELGGDEEILTTLGHAHESLVGRPLQPYVSTATTDARFYNLYHGIPATCYGPVGENLHAPDEWVDLESVREVTRVLSATILDWCGSEGAGAR, encoded by the coding sequence GCTTTACGGCCGTGGCGCCGCCGACATGAAAGCAGGCGTCAGCGCCATCGTTTACGCCGTGCGGGCCCTGAAGGAAGCCGGCGCACGCCTGGCCGGCGACGTGCTGTTGGACTTCGTGATCGAGGAAGAGTGCACCGGCAACGGTGCGCTCGCCAGCCTGCGTCGTCGAGCCGGCCGCGCCAAGGCAGACGCCGCCATAATCCCCGAACCGTTCGGGCCGACGCAGCTCATCGCTCAGGTCGGCGTCTTGTGGGCGCGCATCGAGGTCAAGGGTGCAGCCGCGCACGTTCTGGGGGCCTCGGGCCCGCAGGCCGTGAACGCGGTGCAGAAGGCCCGCATCGTCATCGACGCCATCAACGAGCTGGAGAGGAGTGCGAACTCCAGGCCCCGGCCCCCGCTGTGGCGTGAGGTCGAGCACCCTCTGAACTACAACGTCGGTACCATCGTCGCGGGCGACTGGCCCTCTACGGTGCCGGCCCAGTGCACTCTCGAGGTACGCCTCTCCATGTTCCCCGGCGAATCATCCCGCGAGGCCCGCGAGAGTTTCGCGACCGGCATCCGGCGAGCGTGCGCCCAGGACGCGTGGCTAAGAGAGCACCCGCCCGAGGTCACGTTCTTCGCCTTCGACGCCGAGGGGTTCGAGTTGGGCGGTGACGAGGAGATCCTCACCACGCTGGGCCATGCCCACGAGAGCTTGGTCGGCCGGCCGTTACAGCCGTACGTTTCGACCGCGACCACCGATGCGAGGTTCTATAACCTCTATCACGGAATCCCCGCCACGTGTTACGGACCGGTGGGGGAGAACCTGCACGCGCCCGACGAGTGGGTCGACCTCGAGAGCGTGCGGGAGGTGACGCGGGTGCTGAGCGCGACCATCCTGGATTGGTGCGGTTCCGAGGGCGCCGGAGCCCGTTAG
- a CDS encoding aspartate aminotransferase family protein: MHQEDRGLLFYQDHLELPTVERAQGIWMWDTAGRRYLDGCSGAVAVAIGHGDPRVLAALERQARKVTFAYRTQFENRPAHQLATRLVTQLSQGLNRVFYTSGGSESVEAALKLARQYHLAKGDVGRFKIISRFPSYHGSTLGALSVTGYAPLNDPFTPLTLPHLYVQAPTGPGGRMLDPESYVAACAAELEGVVQQAGPDTVAAFILEPVGGASTGALVPPPGYLGAITEVCRRHGILIIYDEVMTGIGRTGAFSAYQHWENDEPVGAEVDILALSKGLGAGYIPLGAIVCRSEIADTVVAGGGFAHGHTYAGNPLACAVGNAVLEVVAEDGLVENARVRGAELVAGLKGIQSGNSIVGDVRGLGLLTALEFVADPETMEPFPAELDVHQMMTGLAREQGLLVYPRRSRGGNVGDHILVAPPLSIDGPELAELLDRLGTAVAALQRRLVA; this comes from the coding sequence ATGCATCAGGAAGACCGCGGCTTGCTGTTCTATCAGGATCACCTGGAGCTACCCACCGTCGAGCGAGCACAAGGCATCTGGATGTGGGACACCGCCGGCAGGCGCTACTTGGACGGCTGCTCGGGCGCAGTGGCGGTGGCCATCGGGCACGGCGACCCGCGCGTGCTGGCGGCGCTCGAACGTCAGGCTCGCAAGGTCACCTTCGCTTACCGCACGCAGTTCGAGAACCGGCCCGCCCACCAGCTCGCGACTCGGCTCGTGACCCAGCTCAGTCAAGGGCTGAACCGCGTCTTCTACACGTCGGGGGGCTCCGAATCGGTGGAAGCCGCCCTGAAGCTCGCCCGCCAGTACCACCTGGCCAAAGGCGACGTTGGACGCTTCAAGATCATCAGCCGCTTCCCCTCCTATCACGGTTCGACGCTGGGTGCCTTGAGCGTGACGGGGTACGCCCCGCTCAACGACCCGTTCACGCCGCTCACACTTCCGCACCTGTACGTGCAGGCGCCGACCGGCCCCGGTGGCCGGATGCTGGACCCAGAATCATATGTGGCCGCCTGTGCGGCCGAGTTGGAAGGCGTGGTGCAGCAGGCGGGCCCGGACACGGTGGCCGCCTTCATCCTGGAGCCGGTGGGCGGCGCGTCTACCGGCGCGCTCGTTCCGCCACCGGGTTACCTGGGGGCCATCACGGAGGTGTGTAGGCGTCATGGCATCCTCATCATCTACGACGAAGTGATGACGGGTATCGGCCGCACCGGCGCCTTCTCCGCGTATCAGCATTGGGAGAACGATGAGCCCGTCGGTGCCGAGGTCGACATCCTGGCGCTCTCGAAGGGGCTCGGGGCGGGGTACATCCCGCTCGGAGCGATCGTGTGCCGCAGCGAGATCGCCGACACGGTGGTGGCTGGCGGCGGCTTCGCACATGGACATACCTACGCCGGTAACCCGTTGGCCTGCGCGGTTGGTAACGCCGTCCTCGAGGTCGTGGCCGAGGACGGGCTCGTCGAGAACGCCCGCGTGCGGGGCGCCGAGTTGGTTGCCGGGCTCAAGGGCATCCAATCGGGCAACTCGATAGTCGGGGACGTACGGGGCCTGGGCCTGCTCACCGCGCTGGAGTTCGTGGCGGACCCCGAGACGATGGAACCGTTCCCAGCGGAGCTCGACGTACACCAAATGATGACCGGGCTGGCGCGCGAACAGGGACTGTTGGTCTATCCGAGACGCAGCCGCGGCGGGAACGTCGGCGATCACATCCTGGTGGCCCCGCCGCTATCGATCGACGGGCCGGAACTGGCGGAGCTGCTGGACCGTTTGGGCACCGCAGTAGCGGCGCTGCAACGCCGCCTGGTGGCCTGA
- a CDS encoding transporter substrate-binding domain-containing protein, which produces MIRKKNLFRSTLVLLGALILLPVALADLSDIQAKGTATIAMSGEYPPFSMPDENGEMIGMDADVARELAKRLGVEPILQQAEFSSIIAGIQSGAFDFSVASHSVTEERKKAVTFSDIPYYYGGGQMFIHKDLDYTSLDEMAADNAVIAVDLGGTNQQYLESVNYPRIDTYSGVQDELLAVASGRAAAIFTNPVVGFEAVKAGQPIKAMPGLIFEENAYVLMAKGSSDLEAAINQALRDMRADGTLLEISMKWIGGDIVTPPSE; this is translated from the coding sequence ATGATTCGCAAGAAGAACTTGTTCCGCTCCACGCTAGTGCTGCTCGGCGCACTGATACTCCTACCCGTTGCTCTTGCAGACCTGAGCGACATCCAGGCCAAGGGCACCGCAACCATCGCCATGTCGGGCGAGTACCCGCCGTTCTCCATGCCCGACGAGAACGGCGAGATGATAGGCATGGACGCCGACGTGGCTCGTGAGCTCGCCAAGCGCCTCGGGGTCGAGCCGATCCTGCAGCAGGCCGAGTTCTCCTCGATCATCGCCGGCATCCAGAGCGGCGCCTTCGACTTCTCGGTCGCGTCGCACTCCGTCACCGAGGAACGCAAGAAGGCCGTTACCTTCTCCGACATCCCCTACTACTACGGTGGCGGTCAGATGTTCATCCACAAGGACCTCGATTACACCAGCCTCGATGAGATGGCCGCCGACAACGCCGTCATCGCCGTCGACCTGGGCGGCACCAACCAGCAGTACCTCGAGAGCGTGAACTACCCGCGCATCGACACGTACTCAGGTGTCCAGGACGAGCTCCTGGCAGTTGCCTCCGGCCGCGCGGCGGCCATCTTCACCAACCCCGTGGTCGGCTTCGAGGCGGTCAAGGCCGGACAGCCCATCAAGGCCATGCCCGGGCTGATCTTCGAGGAGAACGCCTACGTGCTCATGGCCAAGGGGTCCAGCGACCTCGAGGCCGCCATCAATCAGGCGCTACGTGACATGCGTGCCGACGGCACGCTGCTCGAGATAAGCATGAAGTGGATCGGCGGCGACATCGTCACGCCACCCAGTGAGTGA
- a CDS encoding amino acid ABC transporter permease — protein MFEYLASIFTPATLRALWKGMTVTISITAFSGTAGLVLGLLAALGRMSGARVLRILALVYIEFFRGTPLLVQLFIIYFGLPSLPFIRPLPAYWAGAIGLTLYVGAYYAEIIRGAFNAVPHGQTEAARALGLKPWATYRHVLVPQATRLAVPALGNQFISLIKDSTLVSVITVSELLLAGRNVISRTFQPMTVYLAIALVYLVLSNISAVALRYVEYRFERPYRRAR, from the coding sequence ATGTTCGAGTACCTGGCGAGTATCTTCACTCCGGCAACGCTGCGTGCCCTCTGGAAGGGCATGACGGTCACCATCTCGATAACTGCCTTCTCCGGAACGGCCGGGCTCGTGCTCGGCTTGCTCGCCGCGTTGGGGCGCATGTCGGGAGCCCGCGTACTGCGGATCCTGGCGCTCGTCTATATCGAGTTCTTCCGGGGCACGCCGCTACTGGTGCAGCTGTTCATCATCTATTTCGGCCTGCCCTCGCTGCCGTTCATCAGGCCACTACCGGCCTACTGGGCGGGCGCGATCGGCCTCACCTTGTACGTTGGGGCCTACTACGCGGAGATCATCCGCGGCGCCTTCAACGCCGTGCCGCACGGCCAGACGGAGGCCGCCAGGGCGTTGGGACTCAAACCCTGGGCAACGTACCGTCACGTGCTCGTGCCGCAGGCGACGCGCCTGGCCGTGCCGGCGCTCGGGAACCAGTTCATCTCACTGATCAAGGACTCCACGCTCGTCTCGGTGATAACGGTCAGCGAGCTGCTGCTCGCCGGGCGGAACGTCATCTCCCGCACCTTTCAGCCGATGACGGTGTACCTTGCCATCGCGCTCGTCTACCTGGTCCTTAGCAACATCTCCGCGGTCGCGCTGCGGTACGTGGAGTACCGCTTCGAGAGGCCGTATCGCCGGGCACGTTGA
- a CDS encoding 3-keto-5-aminohexanoate cleavage protein — MARRQDRVIISCAVTGGIHTPSMSPGLPVTPAEIARQSIDAIHAGAAIVHLHARDPRTGVPSPDPELFMEFLPVIKAATDGIVNITTGGGQNMTVEQRLAPPLRASPEMCSLNLGSMNFAIYPLARRETRWQQEWEVPFLEQSDDFIFRNTFRDIRYLVEKLGKGEGVRFELECYDVGHLYNLAHLIDEGVLEPPFFVQTIFGVLGGIGPDPENLMFMKRTADKLFGDAYYWSVLAAGRHQIPFTTQAAAMGGNVRVGLEDNLYLSRGVLAPDNAALVRKIRSILEELGLQPATPAETRRMLELKGTDNVGF; from the coding sequence ATGGCCCGACGTCAGGACAGAGTCATCATCAGTTGCGCCGTCACCGGTGGCATCCACACCCCGAGCATGTCGCCGGGCCTGCCCGTGACGCCCGCCGAGATCGCCCGCCAGAGCATCGACGCCATTCATGCGGGCGCGGCAATAGTGCACCTGCATGCGCGGGACCCGCGAACGGGCGTGCCGAGCCCGGACCCCGAGCTGTTCATGGAGTTCCTGCCCGTCATCAAGGCCGCCACGGACGGCATCGTGAACATAACCACGGGTGGCGGCCAGAACATGACCGTCGAGCAACGGTTGGCGCCCCCGCTGCGGGCCAGTCCCGAGATGTGCTCCCTCAACCTGGGCTCGATGAACTTCGCCATCTACCCGCTCGCCCGGCGTGAGACGCGCTGGCAGCAGGAGTGGGAGGTGCCGTTCCTGGAACAGAGCGACGACTTCATCTTCCGCAACACGTTCCGCGACATCCGTTACCTGGTCGAGAAGCTCGGCAAGGGCGAGGGGGTGCGCTTCGAGCTGGAGTGTTACGACGTGGGCCACCTCTACAACCTGGCGCACCTCATCGACGAGGGGGTGCTCGAGCCGCCGTTCTTCGTCCAGACGATCTTCGGGGTGCTGGGCGGCATAGGGCCCGATCCCGAGAACCTCATGTTCATGAAGCGGACTGCAGACAAGCTGTTCGGAGACGCCTACTACTGGTCGGTGCTGGCTGCGGGTCGCCACCAGATCCCGTTCACGACGCAGGCGGCCGCCATGGGCGGCAACGTGAGGGTCGGCCTCGAGGACAACCTCTACCTGAGCCGCGGGGTGCTGGCACCCGACAACGCGGCGCTCGTAAGGAAGATACGCAGCATCTTGGAGGAGTTGGGGTTACAACCTGCCACGCCGGCCGAAACGCGCCGGATGCTGGAACTGAAGGGCACGGACAACGTCGGCTTCTGA
- a CDS encoding aldo/keto reductase, which produces MDSRKIGSLAVSVVGLGCNNFGRRLDEAATKNVVDAAIAAGITFLDTADTYGDALSESFLGTVLQGRRDEVVLATKFGNKGVEQAGGARPEYVRSALEASLKRLRMDHVDLYQLHKPDREVPLADTLGALAEAVTAGLVREIGCSNFSTQQLEEAEAISRQHGWPRFVSVQNEYSMLRREPEAGVLATCRRLGVAFLPYFPLFSGILTGKYRRGLPLPAGTRVTGNEHWEKHLTPGTLDLIEDLVAFAADRGRELLDLAFAWLLAEPTVASVIAGATSAEQVQRNARTADWSLTTDERATVDALLSSYGFDP; this is translated from the coding sequence ATGGATAGTCGCAAGATCGGCTCCCTCGCCGTCTCTGTCGTCGGCCTCGGTTGCAACAACTTCGGGCGCCGCCTCGACGAGGCGGCCACCAAGAACGTCGTCGATGCCGCCATCGCGGCGGGCATAACGTTCCTGGACACCGCCGACACCTACGGTGACGCGCTCAGCGAGTCGTTCCTCGGGACCGTGCTTCAGGGCCGGCGCGACGAGGTGGTCCTAGCCACCAAGTTCGGGAACAAGGGCGTCGAGCAGGCCGGTGGGGCCCGCCCGGAATACGTGCGGAGCGCGCTAGAGGCGAGCCTCAAGCGGCTCCGGATGGACCACGTCGACCTCTACCAGCTCCACAAACCCGACCGAGAGGTCCCGCTGGCCGACACGCTCGGCGCCCTCGCCGAGGCGGTAACCGCGGGCCTGGTGCGTGAGATCGGCTGCTCGAACTTCAGCACCCAGCAGCTGGAGGAGGCCGAGGCGATCTCGCGGCAGCACGGTTGGCCCCGCTTCGTGAGCGTGCAGAACGAGTACTCGATGCTGCGGCGCGAGCCCGAGGCCGGGGTCCTGGCAACGTGCCGCCGCCTGGGCGTGGCCTTCCTGCCCTACTTCCCGCTGTTCAGCGGCATCCTGACCGGCAAGTACCGCCGTGGCCTGCCGCTGCCGGCGGGCACGCGCGTAACCGGTAACGAGCACTGGGAAAAGCACCTCACGCCGGGCACCCTGGACCTGATCGAGGACCTGGTGGCGTTCGCCGCCGACCGCGGCCGCGAACTCCTGGACCTGGCGTTCGCCTGGCTACTGGCCGAGCCCACCGTTGCCAGCGTCATCGCGGGCGCCACCAGCGCCGAACAGGTGCAGCGCAACGCCCGAACGGCAGACTGGAGCCTGACGACCGACGAGCGGGCGACGGTCGACGCGCTGCTGAGCTCCTACGGCTTCGACCCCTAG
- a CDS encoding aldehyde dehydrogenase (NADP(+)) has protein sequence MSHFRAVEPRTGHSLPGDFETTTPAGLAGLAAAAKAAFGPYSRLPGADRARFLVAIAAGLEADADAIVPRAAAETGLPEARLRGEVNRTSNQLRMFADLIEGDGWLDARVEPGDAGREGAPKPDVRSLKRPLGPVAVFGASNFPLAFSVAGGDTASALAAGCPVIAKAHPSHPGTSKLVADIIMAAARATGMPDGLFGLVLEPGTEMGQALVERPEISAVGFTGSRAAGEALMRLAAARPVPIPVYAEMGSVNPVFLLEGALAARGDAIADGLFASFTLGVGQFCTNPGVTLVPQGPAGDRLVARLAALTEKAEAGVMLSRGVCERYGQGLAELAAAGGREVARGVSPQPTATSGTPTLWEAEVQAAVTEPRLLSEVFGPSTLILRYRTLAELLAFVGALEGQLTATLHAEVDELPGIAPLVHALADKAGRLILNQFPTGVEVGPAMVHGGPYPATSDGRSTSVGTRAIDRFTRLVAYQNFPPELLPPPLRR, from the coding sequence ATGAGCCACTTCCGGGCAGTCGAGCCCCGCACGGGTCACAGCCTGCCGGGCGATTTCGAGACCACCACCCCCGCGGGACTGGCGGGCCTCGCGGCTGCCGCCAAGGCCGCGTTCGGCCCGTACTCGCGGCTGCCGGGCGCGGATCGGGCGAGGTTCCTCGTCGCCATCGCCGCCGGGCTCGAGGCGGACGCAGACGCCATCGTGCCGCGCGCCGCGGCCGAGACGGGACTGCCCGAGGCGCGCCTACGGGGAGAGGTCAACCGCACCAGCAACCAGCTGCGCATGTTCGCCGACCTGATCGAGGGTGACGGCTGGCTCGACGCGCGCGTCGAGCCGGGAGACGCCGGCCGCGAAGGCGCGCCCAAGCCGGACGTCCGTTCCCTGAAGCGCCCGCTGGGGCCGGTGGCGGTGTTCGGCGCGAGCAACTTCCCCCTGGCGTTCTCAGTGGCTGGAGGCGACACCGCTTCGGCGCTGGCCGCCGGCTGCCCCGTCATAGCCAAGGCTCATCCCTCCCACCCGGGCACGTCAAAGCTCGTCGCCGACATCATCATGGCCGCCGCGCGCGCCACGGGCATGCCGGACGGCCTCTTCGGCCTCGTCCTCGAGCCCGGCACCGAGATGGGGCAGGCGCTCGTCGAGCGCCCCGAGATCAGCGCGGTGGGCTTCACCGGGTCGCGGGCGGCGGGCGAGGCGCTCATGCGACTCGCGGCCGCCAGGCCCGTGCCCATCCCCGTGTACGCCGAGATGGGCAGCGTGAACCCCGTGTTCTTGCTGGAGGGCGCGCTGGCGGCGCGCGGTGACGCCATCGCCGACGGGCTCTTCGCCTCGTTCACTCTCGGGGTGGGGCAGTTCTGCACCAATCCCGGCGTCACGCTGGTGCCACAAGGACCCGCCGGCGACCGCCTGGTGGCGCGCCTGGCCGCGCTGACCGAAAAGGCCGAAGCCGGCGTCATGCTCAGCCGGGGCGTCTGCGAGCGTTACGGGCAGGGCCTTGCCGAACTGGCCGCGGCCGGCGGTCGCGAGGTGGCGCGCGGGGTGAGCCCGCAGCCTACGGCCACCAGCGGAACACCGACCCTCTGGGAGGCCGAGGTGCAGGCCGCCGTCACCGAGCCCCGACTCCTGAGCGAGGTCTTCGGACCCAGCACTCTGATCCTGCGTTACCGCACGCTCGCCGAGCTGCTCGCTTTCGTCGGCGCCCTGGAAGGGCAGCTGACCGCCACTCTCCATGCGGAGGTCGACGAGCTCCCCGGCATTGCGCCGCTGGTGCACGCCCTCGCCGACAAGGCCGGTCGACTGATCCTCAACCAGTTCCCCACGGGCGTCGAGGTAGGGCCCGCGATGGTCCACGGCGGCCCCTACCCCGCCACGTCCGACGGCCGCAGCACCTCGGTAGGCACCCGCGCCATCGACCGCTTCACGCGGCTCGTGGCTTACCAGAACTTCCCGCCCGAGCTGCTCCCGCCCCCGCTGCGGCGCTGA
- a CDS encoding dihydrodipicolinate synthase family protein gives MQVNFEGIIPAITTPFNEDLGIDHALQAEHANWMVAAGCTGIVPFGSLGEAATLTYSEKLETVAGLAEALRGKAPVIPMVASLSTAEAARFARDAQAAGASGFMVLPPYVYSSDWREMKGHVSEVLAATDLPCMLYNNPLAYKTDFLPPQVAELAAEYPHLQAIKESSADLRRITWLRTLMGEDFKILIGVDDLIVEAIGAGAVGWIAGLVNAMPAESVRLFELARAGRDEEAFELYSWFLPLLRLDIGTKFVQMIKLAVEYAGWGSSRVRAPRYALQGAELAAVMRTIEAGFASRPDPAAWS, from the coding sequence ATGCAGGTGAACTTCGAAGGCATCATACCAGCCATTACGACCCCCTTCAACGAGGACCTCGGCATCGACCACGCCTTGCAGGCCGAGCACGCCAACTGGATGGTCGCCGCCGGCTGCACGGGCATCGTGCCGTTCGGGTCGCTCGGCGAGGCGGCCACCCTGACCTACTCCGAGAAGCTCGAGACGGTCGCCGGCCTGGCCGAGGCGCTCCGTGGCAAGGCGCCCGTCATCCCCATGGTTGCTTCGCTCAGCACGGCTGAGGCTGCGCGCTTCGCGCGAGACGCTCAAGCCGCCGGCGCCAGCGGCTTCATGGTCCTGCCGCCGTACGTCTACTCGAGCGACTGGCGCGAGATGAAGGGGCATGTCAGCGAGGTCCTCGCCGCAACCGACCTACCGTGCATGCTCTACAACAACCCCCTCGCCTACAAGACGGACTTCCTGCCCCCGCAGGTGGCCGAGCTCGCCGCCGAGTACCCGCACCTGCAGGCCATCAAGGAATCGAGCGCCGACCTCAGGCGCATCACCTGGCTGCGCACCCTGATGGGCGAGGACTTCAAGATCCTGATCGGCGTCGACGACCTCATCGTCGAGGCCATCGGCGCCGGGGCCGTGGGTTGGATCGCGGGCCTGGTGAACGCCATGCCGGCCGAGTCGGTGCGCCTGTTCGAACTGGCCCGCGCCGGGCGCGACGAGGAGGCGTTCGAACTCTACTCCTGGTTCCTCCCCCTGTTGCGCCTAGACATCGGCACGAAGTTCGTGCAGATGATCAAGCTGGCCGTCGAGTACGCCGGCTGGGGAAGCTCCCGCGTGCGCGCCCCGCGCTACGCGCTCCAAGGCGCCGAGCTCGCGGCCGTCATGCGCACCATCGAAGCGGGCTTCGCCAGTCGGCCCGACCCGGCGGCATGGTCATGA
- a CDS encoding GntR family transcriptional regulator → MADFQRPRTVAAGVYLHLRRELLAGTLEPGAWLREQELAKNLQVSRTPVREAVRQLAQEGLLVIEPNRGVRVPRLSLEEAVDTYAVREPLEAMAARLAAARTGASDHAELAAHLAAMEAVADDDFPEHIRTDDAFHSLVARLSGNPVLQETIERLSHRVMRVKILTRDVNTSAAARAQHGRIVAAITSNDPNAAAAAMAEHIRTNLEIVRDRLGLEARRAADGS, encoded by the coding sequence GTGGCAGACTTTCAGCGCCCCAGGACGGTGGCCGCCGGCGTTTACCTCCACCTGCGCCGCGAGTTGCTCGCGGGAACGCTGGAGCCCGGGGCCTGGTTGCGGGAACAAGAGCTGGCCAAGAACCTCCAGGTCTCGCGCACGCCCGTGCGCGAAGCCGTCAGGCAACTCGCGCAGGAGGGCCTGCTCGTCATCGAGCCGAACCGGGGCGTACGCGTGCCGCGCCTCAGCCTCGAGGAGGCCGTCGACACCTACGCCGTGCGCGAGCCCCTCGAGGCCATGGCCGCACGGCTCGCCGCAGCGCGCACGGGCGCGTCCGACCACGCCGAGCTGGCGGCGCACCTGGCAGCGATGGAAGCGGTTGCCGACGACGACTTCCCGGAGCACATCCGCACGGACGACGCCTTCCACTCGCTCGTCGCCAGGCTCTCCGGCAACCCGGTGCTGCAAGAGACGATCGAGCGCCTCAGCCACCGCGTGATGAGGGTCAAGATCCTCACGCGCGACGTGAACACTAGCGCCGCCGCGCGCGCGCAGCACGGCCGCATAGTGGCGGCCATAACGTCCAACGACCCGAACGCGGCCGCCGCGGCCATGGCCGAGCACATCCGCACCAACTTGGAGATCGTCAGGGACCGCCTGGGCCTAGAAGCGCGCCGGGCGGCCGATGGGAGTTGA
- a CDS encoding alpha/beta fold hydrolase, with protein MTSARETYTLPGMLVTNRRFELPLDHSRPDGEKLSVFARELAPLERQGAELPYLVFFQGGPGSASPRPESRSGWIGRALDEYRVLLLDQRGTGLSSPVSYQSVPQRGGPEQQAEYLSHFRADSIVADAEFIRRELIGNEPWTVLGQSFGGFCVVRYLSAAPGGLRSALITGGIPSLTRSAEDVYRATFPRVAAKNREFFARYPHAQLTCRRVADHLLKNDVSLPNGQRLTARQFQQLGLDFGGAGGYERVMDLLERAFVTVNGRDELSYAFLHGVFTAVGFHTRPIFTLLHEAIYCQGTASNWAAHRVQDEFPEFDYAPGKEFLFTGEMVYPWMCDEFEALRPLEDAAMLLAAKQDWPRLYDLDALSRNRVPTAAALYYNDMYVDLDLAMETADRVPNLNVWVTSEFEHSGLRTDGARILDRLFGMLPYVPDVDGR; from the coding sequence ATGACTTCCGCGCGCGAGACTTACACCCTGCCGGGGATGCTCGTCACTAACCGCCGCTTCGAGCTGCCCCTCGACCATTCCCGGCCCGACGGCGAGAAGCTGAGCGTCTTCGCGCGTGAGCTCGCGCCGCTCGAGAGGCAAGGCGCCGAGCTGCCGTACCTCGTCTTCTTCCAGGGCGGACCGGGTTCTGCTTCACCGCGGCCAGAGTCGCGCTCGGGTTGGATAGGCCGCGCTCTCGATGAGTATCGGGTCCTGCTGCTGGATCAGCGCGGAACGGGGCTTTCGAGCCCCGTCAGCTATCAGAGCGTGCCGCAGCGGGGCGGCCCCGAGCAGCAGGCCGAGTACCTGTCGCACTTCCGCGCCGATTCGATCGTCGCCGACGCCGAGTTTATCCGCCGGGAACTGATAGGCAACGAGCCCTGGACCGTGCTGGGCCAGAGCTTCGGGGGCTTCTGCGTCGTGCGCTACCTCTCGGCGGCGCCAGGAGGCCTGCGGAGCGCCCTCATTACGGGCGGCATCCCCTCGCTCACGCGCTCCGCCGAGGACGTCTACCGCGCCACCTTCCCCCGCGTAGCGGCCAAGAACCGCGAGTTCTTCGCGCGCTACCCGCACGCGCAGCTCACCTGCCGCCGCGTGGCCGATCACTTGCTCAAGAACGACGTAAGCCTGCCCAACGGTCAACGCCTCACGGCCCGCCAGTTCCAGCAGCTCGGCCTCGACTTCGGCGGCGCCGGCGGTTACGAGCGGGTGATGGACCTCCTGGAGCGTGCGTTCGTGACGGTCAACGGACGCGACGAACTCTCGTACGCCTTCTTGCACGGGGTGTTCACGGCCGTCGGCTTCCACACCCGCCCGATCTTCACCCTGTTGCATGAGGCCATCTATTGCCAGGGAACGGCGTCGAACTGGGCCGCTCACCGGGTGCAGGACGAGTTCCCGGAGTTCGATTACGCGCCCGGCAAGGAGTTCCTCTTCACGGGCGAGATGGTCTACCCGTGGATGTGCGACGAGTTCGAGGCCCTGCGGCCCCTCGAGGATGCCGCCATGCTCCTCGCGGCCAAACAGGACTGGCCCCGGCTCTACGACCTCGACGCGCTCTCGCGCAACCGGGTGCCCACAGCCGCGGCGCTCTATTACAACGACATGTACGTCGACCTCGACCTGGCGATGGAGACAGCCGACCGCGTCCCTAACCTGAACGTGTGGGTGACGAGCGAGTTCGAACACAGCGGCCTGCGCACGGACGGCGCGAGGATCTTGGACCGCCTGTTCGGGATGCTTCCTTACGTGCCCGACGTTGACGGCCGCTAA